AATGAAGGAACGGGCTACTGTAGAATCAGAGATGGAAGTACTTTCGAAATTGAGACATGAGCTAGAAGAGCAGTGGCAAAGTGTCATGAGCAATAAGGCCGAGATATCATATGAGAAGGAACAGATGGAAAAACTCAAGAAAGAGACTGAAGACGAAAACCGAGCAATTACCAGGTTGCAATATGAGCTGGAGGTCGAGCGAAAGGCCCTTTCCATGGCCCGGTAAATATACTTTTCTTGAGTTAACCCCagactagacctgatcaaatatAGCCGACCCACTGGGATGGGTTTGGGCAGCCTCACATACGCATTTTTAGACCAAAGTCCGACCCTGACCTTAAAAAGGTGGTTTCGGCCCGAAATGCCCATACCAAATTTATGGGGTTGGGCATGAGTTTGTGTGTTAAAGCCCGGCCCAACCCGAATTTTGATCACCACTACGGCTCTACCCCAGACACAATATTCATTTTCAACTCCTCGTGTACCCGGTTGCAATATGAGTTGGAGGTCGAGCGAAAGGCCCTTTCCATGGCCCGGTACATATGCTATGCTTGAGCTAACCCCAGACTAGACCGGATCAAGTATAACCCTATCTGGTGGCCCGACCCGGCCCGAAAAAGTGCAGGTTTGGGCAGCCTCAAATATGCATTTTTAGACCAAAGTCCGAGCCTGGCCCAAAAAAGCCGGTTTCGGGTTGAAAAGCCCGCACCAAATTTATGGGGTTGGGTATGAGTTTGTGTGTTAAAAGTACTTAAAACCTGGCCCGGCCCGAATTTTAATCATCTCCTTTACCCTAGACACAATATTATTTGTCAATCTGTCAAATTTCCTCATTAACATGTCGTTTTTTTCATCCAGGGCATGGGCCGAGGACGAGGCAAAAAGAGTACAAGGGCACGCGAAAGCACTAGAGGAGGCTAGAGACCGGTGGGAGAGAAAAGGCCTAAAAGTGATGGTTGACGACGACCTCCGCGGTGAGGAGGAGGCTTCAGCTGATGTCACATGGACCAATGTAGGTAAAAAGCTATCAGTAGAAGAAACTACTGAAAGGGCTGAAACTTTAATGGACAAACTCAAGGTTATGGCAAGCGAAGTTAGTGGGAAATTCAAGGAGATAATTAACCAGATTATCCAAAAGATTCAGTCACTAATTACAGCAATCAAGGAATGGTTTTCCAGTGCAGGGAAACAAACAACAGAATTCAGAGACGTTGCTGTTGCAAAAGTAGGTGGATCTGTTCAAGAACTGCAGCAAAATGCAACGGGTTTTGGTACAACAGTTAAGGAAGGTGTAGAGAAACTGACACAAAAGTTCAAGACATGATTGTGATCTCTTCTCTTTGTAGGCTTAGTTGTTTCGACTGGTTTTTGGGTAAGCTTACTTCGGAGTTGTGTTGTAATAATACTTGTATCATTGTTTATACGCTGTTTTCGCGTTGGATTTTCATCGGGTATTTCCCCCATTGAGTTATGTACACGGTACGCCCCGAATTGTACATGAGGAGTTGTATTTGTAATAATGCTTGACCTTTAAAGACTTGTGAAGTTGTGAGAATTGAAAACATCTTAAAAGGTCCTGAAATAATCCATTTGCTTGTATTTAGGAGACAGGAGTTTTTATTTTCATGAATACAAGAAAATGTTGTCAATAGTGGTCAAATTGTACAATATAGTTGTACACTTGTGCAAGTGTATTTTGTGTATAACTCTAAAATATTGGATCGATTTCCTGCTAAAATGTTAGTAGACCGTTGAAATTCTCGAATTATACCCTTTTTCATAAAATTCCAAATGTATTGTTGACattaacacaaatttataaaaataattttgtccTATGGCTCGCAAAAAACCaacgggttttacttttagcaATGACGTTGCATTAACAACCTTCGTTTTCAAAAACATTTTTTGCAATGACATTTTCGTCGTTGGTAAGATAATTTTGGCAATGTGGACAACATTGCAATACACAACGATTCACAATGCCCTTGAACGCTCGACGAGTGACTTTTCACAAAGATGAGAACCCATTTTCTTGATTGAATTAGCCATTTTGTGATGACTCGTACAAAAAAAAGACCCATTTTATTGCTGACATAAACGGTATATTGAATAAACTTATGAAACTAGACATATTTGAAAAACTTGTCATTTTTCAATGCGTAACATTTTAGTATAAATCGGACAAGCTATTGCTCTTGTGGCTTATtcgcaaaataaaaaaaataaaaaaagagaaataaaaaaattaaaaaagagaaataaaaataaaaataacagaAAAAAGGACAGTGTCACGTGTTTTTTCTGGTTGAAGAAGCAGCCATCATCAATCGGAATTGATTAACAATGGAGACGCCGGGCCACCGGAACTCCAATCATTGTACTCGACAAAATTAGAGCAACCCACTAAATCTACAACTCAGATTGACAGATTTTGAAGAAAACCCAAATCCCTCGTTGACTATTTCAGGTAGCAACCTTCTCATGATTTAGTTGTACtttaatttttccattttttacTCTAAATTTAGCACATGTCTATGTTTCTTACTTAACTTAGAGTGCAATTTTGAAGCAAATCTTTTTACCAATTCTTCATCTGAGATACTGGGTTATAATCTGAAAAAATTAATTACATTTCTCATATTAAACCATcaaattttgattttggatattgGGTTTTTATTTGTTGATGGGTTTTGGTGTAGAAACACCGTTGTAGATGCAAAAGAAGGGTTGAATTTTGGATGAATATTCTCACTTTTACATTATGTGGATGATCATGTTAATATAAATAGATCAATCTCCCTTATTTGTGATCTTTCTTGCAGATTCCCACTTTATGAGATTTCCTTTTCTGTTGGTTTTGCAATAATTTGGTTTTAATCCCTTTTTACTGGTGGGGTTTCCCCTTAGAATTCATTACATTACACCCTTTTGAGCTTTGAGCTTGCTTACTTGGTTTGATTTGTTGAATTATCCTATATTCAGGAGTTCATGTTTGGTGCCTACCAATTTTTCCCAAATCCCTAGCTGAAACCATCTCAACTATTGTTCTATGCTAAACTATCTTATACTATAGAGGACGATGTCGATCCTCTGCGGTTTACCTCTTATTGAGTGTGTATACTGCATACCCTGCACTCGTTGGGCCTGGAAACGTTGTCTACACACGGCTGGCCACGACAGTGAAGATTGGGGGATTGCTACTGCTGAGGAATTTGAGCCCGTACCTCGATTATGTCGGTACATTCTTGCTGTTTACGAAGATGATCTTCGAAACCCTCTCTACGCGCCACCTGGCGGTTATGGAATGAACTCGGATTGTCTAGTAACTAAGAGAACATACAAACATACACAAAAACAAGCGCCTCCTTATATAGTGTATCTTGATCATGATCATGCTGATATAGTTCTTGCTTTTAGGGGGTTAAACATGGCTAAGGAGAGTGATTATGCTGTTCTTTTGGATAATAAGTTGGGGAAAAAGAAATTCGATGGAGGTTATGTGCATAATGGTTTATTTAGGGCTGCTGTTTGGGTGTTGGAAAAAGAGGGGGATTTGTTGAGAGAGCTTATAGAAAAGTATCCAGATTATACATTGACTTTTGCTGGACATTCCCTTGGGTCGGGTGTTGCAGCACTTTTGACAATGGTTGCTGTGCATAACCGGGAAAAATTGGGAAACATTGACAGGAAAAAGATTAGAGGTTATGCAATTGCACCTGCTAGGAGTGTTTCATTAAATCTTGCCGTGAGATATGCGGATGTCATCAACTCTGTTGTGCTTCAGGTAAGTTATCAGTGCTAACTTATCTTTCTGTTATCAGAATGTTGGAAATTTTGTTTTTAAGTGGCATTTTGTTTACCAGAACCCATTAAATTTTCTGATATGATGAATTAGTCAAATTAGAATTCCATAAAGTATTAAATAGAACCTGTTCTTGCACTTTTGTTTCAGGATCAACATTTTTATAGGTCATGTATGTTGATCAAAATACTATTTACCATATTAAGCATAAATGAAATAGGAGAAGCTGCTTCAGCATCCTAAAACTTTTGGGAGTCTCTTGACTTCTCTGTTTTGTTCTGTCAACTTCCTTGAATATGAGCCAGCTGTTTAATATGGTGATTTCTTTTGAGTAATACATGAAATAGACTGTAGCAATTAGCTCAATTAACATGCTACAGAGGTCTGAACAAATAGCTAGCTTTCTATGGACTGTCACAGTTGCAGTACCGACAATCTGAAATATGATAAGAACAGGATAAAATAGCAACAGGACAATAGAAGAGTATGCATGTGACTTACAGAGGACATAATGTGTTTGTTGAAGAAGGTAACTTAGTAATCTATTTCAAAATGGTGAGCATGAGAGTTCCCCTAAAGGTAAATCACTCGGAAGAAGAGGTTCACAGAATTAAGTTGGCAGAAAACATATTCCCGATAGCACTTATATTTGATATTTAAGATAGGCTGAAAAAGGATGATTGGTAAATCTTTTATTTTGTAGTTCTTGCATTCTATTTCATGCCATGAGCTTTTGGTAGATTGCCTCTTCTGCATATCTTTGTTGTTCCggtattaaaaaaaaggatTCCCCGTGACGTTTACACAACAGAAAACACAATTCTTGTATGTATTGTATGTATACGTGTAATGGTTGCATAGTCCATGCTCAGAACTTCAGATATTATGGGCATATTCTGCTTTTAAAATTTTCCCGCTGCCCTTTCTTTACCTTGTACTGTATATAACAGATGTTCTTAACAATTGTTTCTGTGTATACCAGGATGACTTCTTGCCAAGAACAGCAACGCCTCTAGAAGACATATTCAAATCACTTTTCTGGTAACATATTTCTGTGCCTAATGGATAGTTCCAAATTAGATAAGTTATCACTTAGATTTTGTAGCATAATAGATCCTTCACTTTTTAGGTAATGTTATTTACCCGAGAAAACAGCCTATGTACCTTTTTCTCATTCAATTACATTTCTCCTTCACTTCCGTTCCACAGTTTACCATGCTTGCTATGCCTAAGGTGCATGAGGGATACATGCATATCAGAGGAAAAGAAGATCAGAGATCCAAGGAGGTTGTATGCACCTGGTCGTCTGTATCACATTGTTGAGAGGAAACTATTCAGGTAAGTATCACAGGCCCAT
This genomic stretch from Spinacia oleracea cultivar Varoflay chromosome 3, BTI_SOV_V1, whole genome shotgun sequence harbors:
- the LOC110784163 gene encoding uncharacterized protein, with protein sequence MSILCGLPLIECVYCIPCTRWAWKRCLHTAGHDSEDWGIATAEEFEPVPRLCRYILAVYEDDLRNPLYAPPGGYGMNSDCLVTKRTYKHTQKQAPPYIVYLDHDHADIVLAFRGLNMAKESDYAVLLDNKLGKKKFDGGYVHNGLFRAAVWVLEKEGDLLRELIEKYPDYTLTFAGHSLGSGVAALLTMVAVHNREKLGNIDRKKIRGYAIAPARSVSLNLAVRYADVINSVVLQDDFLPRTATPLEDIFKSLFCLPCLLCLRCMRDTCISEEKKIRDPRRLYAPGRLYHIVERKLFRCGRFPPVVRTAVPVDGRFEHIVLSCNATSDHAIVWIEREAKRALELMQDKDDAMEIPVKQKMERQETLVREHSQEHKAALQRAVTLSVPHAFAPSEYGTFEDFDDESEHSDGSFLGTSSGESSKGNKQKESWEDLVARLFDKDETGHLIPKKVS